The Gymnogyps californianus isolate 813 chromosome Z, ASM1813914v2, whole genome shotgun sequence genome has a window encoding:
- the FAM81B gene encoding protein FAM81B, producing MTEEGEVKALISRWSEHKPESNLRPAEGQQVPLPGAAGAPALRRDPSPPPCPRDRARLLEERLSSQERTTAFLLHQAFRIKDDIVSYLQGSKGYQHGETAARRLLENHIQTITSIVKKLSQDIEVLERQIRARDGAAVETNFAVQSLDHKYIQGLGDLRGRVARCEASIAKLSGDISMIRREAQKTDKEIYGLHSALKNCVGDFEKKVMQLLGKIETSNSDQSSNLKTVQGDQHHELQLLDFKLTSILSDFRDQIQTHRKRTEAQLTRSEEDQAQHRHQLLNLVKERLERTEERLEEKLLLLSLKLEQMDKPQKYEKQLNQIKSEEKTLHARNIRFERQIWKELEEIQNEYRSGFQSIHESLELLKQIQNTKLKLEKKKIQKDVKKIK from the exons ATGACGGAGGAAGGTGAAGTCAAGGCTCTGATTTCACGCTGGAGCGAGCACAAGCCCGAGTCCAACCTGCGTCCTGCCGAGGGGCAGCAGGTGCCCTTGCCGGGCGCCGCTGGAGCTCCTGCCCTGCG GAGAgacccttcccctcctccttgcccCAGAGACAGAGCTCGCCTGCTGGAAGAGCGGTTATCCAGCCAGGAGAGGACCACGGCTTTCCTCCTCCATCAGGCTTTCCGAATCAAAGATGACATCGTCTCCTACCTCCAGGGAAGCAAAGGTTATCAGCACGGGGAGACTGCTGCCCGGCGGCTGCTGGAAAACCACATCCAGACCATTACGAGCATCGTTAAAAAGCTCAGCCAGGACATTGAG GTTTTGGAGAGGCAAATAAGAGCAAGGGATGGTGCCGCAGTAGAAACTAATTTTGCGGTTCAAAGTCTGGATCATAAATACATCCAGGGTCTTGGAGACCTGCGTGGAAGAGTGGCAAG ATGCGAGGCAAGCATTGCGAAGCTGTCGGGAGACATCAGCATGATCAGGCGTGAGGCCCAGAAGACTGATAAAGAGATTTATGGCCTTCACTCTGCCCTCAAAAATTGTGTTGGCGATTTTGAGAAGAAG GTAATGCAGCTATTAGGCAAGATAGAGACTTCCAACTCCGATCAAAGTTCGAATTTAAAGACAGTCCAGGGAGATCAACATCACGAATTGCAACTTCTGGATTTCAA GTTGACAAGTATTCTGAGTGACTTCAGGGATCAGATACAGACTCATCGGAAACGGACAGAAGCGCAGTTGACACGGTCTGAAGAAGATCAAGCCCAGCACAGGCATCAGCTGCTTAACTTGGTGAAGGAGAGACTG gaaagaacagaagaaagactAGAAGAAAAGCTCCTACTTCTGTCACTAAAGCTAGAACAAATGGATAAACCACAGAAATACGAAAAACAGTTGAACCAGataaaaagtgaggaaaaaaccctgcatGCAAGAAACATCAGATTTGAAAGACAGATCTGGAAGGAGCTTGAGGAAATCCAAAATGAATACAGATCAG GATTTCAATCCATTCATGAGTCTCTGGAGCTGCTCAAACAAATACAGAACACAAAgctgaaacttgaaaaaaagaaaattcagaaagacgtgaaaaagataaaatga